A single window of Leptospira wolffii serovar Khorat str. Khorat-H2 DNA harbors:
- a CDS encoding Crp/Fnr family transcriptional regulator yields MATILDFVHSVFTKVYEKDSFIFKEGQESDGNMYFLFQGQLRVCKNRPEEKDRTVKELFPGEFFGEIALISGRPRSMSVQVLSPSAKVGVLNKGVFEKLERTSPQFLLMLLKNTFEKLNRAESKLESIYSELHRKEEEEKGTRTESKEKSPELTGSSSTETEAQSSPETAAAETTQG; encoded by the coding sequence ATGGCGACAATTCTGGATTTCGTACACAGTGTTTTTACCAAAGTATACGAGAAAGATTCCTTCATTTTCAAGGAAGGACAGGAATCCGACGGAAACATGTATTTTCTTTTCCAAGGACAACTGAGGGTCTGCAAAAATCGGCCCGAAGAAAAAGATAGGACCGTAAAAGAACTGTTTCCCGGAGAATTCTTCGGTGAGATCGCCCTCATATCCGGTAGACCTAGGTCCATGTCGGTTCAAGTCCTTTCTCCATCCGCCAAGGTCGGAGTGCTCAATAAAGGCGTCTTCGAAAAACTGGAAAGAACCAGTCCGCAATTTCTTCTCATGCTTCTCAAGAATACCTTCGAAAAATTGAATCGCGCAGAATCTAAATTGGAATCCATCTACTCCGAATTGCATCGTAAGGAAGAAGAGGAGAAGGGAACCCGAACCGAGTCCAAAGAAAAGTCCCCGGAACTTACCGGTTCCTCCTCTACGGAAACGGAAGCTCAGAGTTCTCCGGAAACCGCCGCTGCGGAAACTACTCAAGGATAA
- a CDS encoding cyclic nucleotide-binding domain-containing protein, protein MSLNILDFINNVSVKTYLLGETVFKEKDPSNGMMYFVFTGAVEVRKSYDGETRVVRQMEPGSFFGEIALINNVPRAATVQVVSEKSKIGILDQEMFYRIGQTNPKFFSALLNTSIQRLASVEDEIARLQAGQPIQPLRNSRE, encoded by the coding sequence ATGAGTCTGAATATTTTAGATTTTATTAATAATGTTTCCGTAAAAACATACCTTTTAGGAGAGACCGTCTTCAAGGAAAAAGATCCCTCCAACGGAATGATGTATTTCGTGTTTACCGGAGCAGTGGAAGTACGCAAAAGCTACGACGGAGAGACTCGAGTGGTCCGACAAATGGAACCCGGTTCCTTTTTCGGGGAAATCGCACTCATAAATAACGTTCCCAGAGCGGCGACGGTCCAGGTGGTTTCCGAAAAATCCAAAATCGGAATTCTGGACCAAGAAATGTTCTACCGGATCGGCCAGACCAATCCCAAATTCTTCTCCGCACTTTTAAATACCTCCATCCAGCGACTCGCATCCGTGGAGGACGAGATCGCCAGATTGCAGGCGGGACAACCGATCCAGCCTCTTAGAAATTCCAGGGAATAA
- a CDS encoding DUF1564 family protein codes for MKWKLIVNPKPLKARSSKSQSIPDTLPVCTLILANVLYKRFRKNWKGTRSGARCLNELLSLYASELEKRKTFNPDPLILKYQRKKSRPGNEWSRLNFRPSASDWGKLGLLARKHGVSRCYLFSYLLERYFSGESEPKSASKKVA; via the coding sequence ATGAAATGGAAATTAATCGTTAACCCCAAACCATTGAAGGCCAGATCTTCTAAGTCCCAATCGATTCCGGATACGCTTCCGGTTTGTACTTTGATTCTTGCGAACGTTTTATATAAGCGTTTTCGGAAGAATTGGAAGGGAACTCGCTCCGGAGCCCGCTGCCTAAACGAGCTACTTTCTTTGTATGCGAGCGAACTGGAGAAACGCAAAACGTTCAATCCGGATCCCCTGATTCTAAAATACCAAAGGAAAAAATCGAGACCCGGAAACGAATGGTCTAGATTGAATTTTCGACCTTCGGCATCGGACTGGGGAAAACTGGGACTATTGGCGAGGAAGCACGGAGTGTCACGTTGCTACCTTTTCAGTTATCTTTTGGAAAGATACTTTTCCGGAGAGTCCGAACCCAAGTCCGCTTCTAAAAAGGTCGCTTAG
- the msrA gene encoding peptide-methionine (S)-S-oxide reductase MsrA, translating to MEYATLGGGCFWCVEAIYQLVNGVESIVSGYAGGSDPSPNYKSVCTGLTGHAEVIRIGFDPKIISFQGILDIFWEAHDPTTRNRQGNDEGPQYRSIILYESPEQKETAEKSRTSAQSKFSSPIVTEIVPLEKFHPGEGYHQNYFRTNPSQPYCHYVIRPKIEKFLKKK from the coding sequence CTGGAATATGCTACGTTAGGTGGAGGATGCTTTTGGTGCGTGGAAGCGATTTACCAACTCGTAAACGGAGTAGAATCCATCGTTTCCGGATACGCGGGAGGTTCGGATCCTTCCCCAAATTATAAATCGGTTTGCACGGGATTAACCGGTCACGCGGAAGTCATCCGCATCGGTTTCGATCCCAAGATCATTTCTTTCCAAGGTATCCTGGATATTTTCTGGGAGGCCCATGATCCTACCACGCGTAATAGACAAGGAAACGACGAAGGTCCTCAATATAGAAGTATCATACTATATGAAAGCCCGGAGCAGAAGGAAACCGCCGAGAAGTCCAGGACTTCCGCCCAGTCCAAATTCTCGTCTCCGATCGTCACGGAAATCGTTCCTCTGGAAAAATTCCATCCGGGAGAAGGATACCACCAAAACTATTTCAGAACGAATCCTAGTCAGCCTTACTGTCATTACGTAATTCGTCCTAAGATCGAAAAATTTCTGAAGAAGAAATAA
- a CDS encoding ATP-binding protein, whose amino-acid sequence MIRERLRKILSPPIYMDAEKAVSVRLLYGLMTVSFSVSVLFRIVHPFVADKPKDTYYSFYIIPSAVLFCHVLAKFGRIKLGTHILVFLQWLALSIVMLRETGVHAVAFSLFMVVITLSSLLLGNWVALAYTIGSILVGFCSVYFRMQGWIKPLPPMPGEWAVLTGNAIGFFMILILLRFGLGGFKKVREELSKAHIGAKLGSWSLDTSNLELTLSKEYRILLGETKARESVSMSFDSFLSTYVEEEEREKLREILADARRNREDRNFSVEFIYRAKGVDGKIRYILTKGKYNDSFMGFGTGQDITEKHLAEEDLKTSQELFSKVFKLSPYATSISNYEDGKYLDINDGFTKMFGYTRDDAVGTTSVELGLWPDPEVRDRYKEKIIKEGVLLNEETFFRAKDGRLILSEFSSRFVVIDGTMRMINIVKDISARKEAEELRSLNNEISARNELIAAQKKELESTLDNLKKAQNQLILSEKMAALGQLVAGIAHEINNPIGVIRAANESVKSHFHRSMERMEDAASIISRLNEKSKEDFQSLIRKGRYHKDILPPKEARAKTKILEAKLKDLGIAEARNLAEGLVDVGLESALEDYPRLFTGKHTKEVLQYAVDEIQASRSSNLIEMSVDRTSKIVYALKNFSHFSVGGPKSEVNLFESVDTVLTIYQNQLKSGIEIVKDYETLPPIQAYSDDLLHVWTNLIYNAIQAMEYKGTLKIGIQKSGDSETQVRISDSGPGIPENIQPRIFEPFFTTKAPGEGSGLGLDIAKRIVENHGGTIRFETSPNGTTFFVNLPN is encoded by the coding sequence ATGATTCGGGAAAGATTGCGGAAAATATTATCCCCTCCCATATACATGGATGCGGAGAAGGCTGTATCCGTTAGGCTATTGTACGGCCTAATGACCGTTTCCTTTTCCGTCTCCGTTCTTTTTCGTATCGTTCATCCTTTCGTCGCGGATAAGCCCAAGGACACGTATTATTCGTTTTATATCATACCTTCCGCCGTGCTATTCTGCCACGTACTGGCCAAATTCGGAAGGATCAAACTAGGCACTCATATACTGGTCTTCCTACAATGGTTGGCGCTTTCCATAGTGATGCTACGGGAGACGGGGGTGCACGCGGTGGCGTTCTCCCTATTTATGGTGGTGATCACGTTATCCTCTCTTCTTCTTGGAAATTGGGTGGCTCTCGCATATACGATCGGTTCTATATTGGTCGGTTTTTGCAGCGTTTATTTCCGAATGCAAGGTTGGATTAAGCCTCTCCCTCCTATGCCGGGAGAATGGGCGGTTCTGACCGGAAACGCAATAGGCTTCTTCATGATACTAATCCTGCTGCGATTCGGGCTGGGAGGCTTCAAGAAAGTCCGGGAAGAATTGTCCAAAGCACATATAGGGGCCAAATTGGGAAGCTGGTCTTTGGACACGTCCAATCTGGAGCTGACATTATCCAAAGAATATAGAATTCTATTAGGGGAAACGAAAGCCAGAGAATCCGTAAGTATGAGCTTCGATTCTTTTCTATCTACGTATGTAGAAGAGGAGGAAAGGGAAAAATTACGAGAAATTCTGGCGGACGCAAGACGGAACAGAGAGGACAGGAATTTCTCCGTCGAATTTATTTACAGGGCAAAGGGAGTGGACGGCAAAATCCGATACATTCTGACCAAGGGGAAATATAACGATTCCTTTATGGGATTCGGTACCGGGCAGGATATCACGGAAAAGCATTTAGCGGAAGAGGATTTGAAGACGAGCCAAGAGCTATTTTCGAAAGTCTTTAAGCTAAGTCCTTACGCTACGTCCATATCCAATTACGAAGACGGAAAGTATCTGGATATCAACGACGGTTTTACCAAGATGTTCGGCTATACCCGAGACGACGCAGTGGGGACTACGAGCGTAGAATTGGGTCTTTGGCCGGATCCGGAAGTGCGGGATAGATATAAGGAAAAAATTATAAAAGAAGGGGTTCTTTTAAACGAGGAAACTTTCTTTCGAGCTAAGGATGGACGGCTGATTCTTTCCGAGTTTTCGAGTCGTTTCGTGGTAATCGACGGAACCATGCGGATGATCAATATCGTTAAGGATATTTCCGCGAGAAAGGAAGCGGAAGAATTAAGGTCCTTGAATAATGAGATCTCCGCAAGAAACGAGTTGATCGCGGCCCAAAAGAAAGAATTGGAATCCACTTTGGATAATTTGAAGAAGGCCCAAAATCAACTCATTCTCTCGGAAAAAATGGCCGCTCTGGGCCAGCTCGTAGCGGGAATCGCTCACGAAATCAATAATCCCATCGGAGTTATTCGCGCCGCAAACGAATCGGTTAAGAGTCATTTTCATAGATCCATGGAAAGAATGGAGGATGCCGCCTCGATCATCTCCAGATTGAACGAAAAATCCAAAGAGGACTTCCAATCCTTGATCCGCAAGGGCAGATATCATAAGGATATTCTTCCTCCTAAGGAAGCGAGGGCGAAGACCAAGATACTGGAAGCCAAGCTGAAGGATTTGGGAATCGCCGAGGCGAGAAATTTAGCGGAGGGTTTGGTGGATGTGGGCCTGGAATCCGCTCTGGAGGATTATCCCAGATTATTCACGGGTAAACACACCAAAGAGGTTCTACAATACGCAGTGGACGAGATTCAAGCTAGTAGGAGTTCCAACTTGATAGAAATGTCGGTGGATCGTACTTCTAAGATCGTCTATGCGCTTAAGAATTTTTCCCATTTCAGCGTGGGCGGTCCCAAGTCGGAAGTAAATTTGTTCGAGAGTGTGGATACCGTTCTCACCATCTATCAGAACCAGCTGAAGTCGGGCATAGAGATCGTAAAGGATTACGAAACTCTTCCGCCCATCCAGGCATACTCCGACGATCTACTGCACGTATGGACCAATCTTATCTATAACGCGATCCAAGCCATGGAATATAAGGGAACCTTAAAGATAGGGATCCAAAAATCGGGAGATAGCGAAACTCAAGTGCGGATCTCCGACTCAGGACCCGGAATTCCCGAAAATATCCAACCCAGAATTTTCGAACCTTTTTTTACTACCAAGGCTCCTGGAGAAGGTTCCGGTCTAGGGTTGGATATCGCTAAGAGAATCGTGGAAAATCATGGAGGCACGATCCGTTTCGAGACTTCTCCAAATGGAACGACCTTCTTCGTAAATTTGCCGAATTAA
- a CDS encoding fatty acid desaturase CarF family protein: MGILRRLFPYPFRIHRLVEVLSLGLFLLFTVLSFWKFGRISLIHFKDSYSILIFVGIAIFFAAYICADFISGFVHFLGDSFGDENTPYIGPAFIFPFRDHHVDPKGITRHDFVETNGNNCLVSLPILLYCFFVPIQSDTFPWGRIFWLLVLVGIFFTNQIHKWAHQDSPNRFVRFLQNRRLILSPEHHGIHHTKPYDTFFCITTGWWNSLLHRIRFFPFVKRVLKGIFRPFTG, encoded by the coding sequence ATGGGAATTCTTAGACGGCTCTTCCCCTATCCGTTTCGCATCCATAGACTCGTGGAAGTTCTAAGCCTAGGACTATTCCTATTATTTACCGTTCTTTCCTTTTGGAAATTCGGCCGGATCTCTCTTATTCATTTTAAGGATTCCTATTCGATTCTAATATTTGTCGGAATCGCCATCTTCTTTGCCGCCTATATATGCGCGGATTTCATCTCCGGTTTCGTTCACTTTTTAGGGGACAGTTTTGGAGACGAGAATACTCCGTATATCGGTCCCGCATTCATCTTTCCTTTCCGGGATCACCATGTGGACCCTAAAGGAATTACAAGACACGATTTCGTGGAGACTAACGGGAATAATTGCCTAGTCTCTCTCCCTATTCTCCTCTATTGCTTTTTCGTTCCTATCCAATCGGATACTTTTCCCTGGGGCAGAATCTTTTGGCTTTTGGTGCTAGTCGGAATATTCTTCACGAACCAAATCCATAAATGGGCGCACCAAGATTCCCCCAATCGATTCGTTCGATTTCTACAGAATCGTCGTTTGATATTATCGCCCGAACATCACGGGATCCACCACACGAAACCTTACGACACTTTCTTTTGCATCACAACCGGATGGTGGAACTCCTTACTACATAGAATCCGATTCTTTCCCTTTGTAAAAAGAGTTCTAAAAGGAATCTTTCGGCCTTTTACAGGCTGA
- a CDS encoding alpha/beta fold hydrolase, whose amino-acid sequence MDCSIAGMFRFFLASLLLLPFFFSCSANIALNGEISHPKTSDDWDLTMEHFPPAAGSNPKKYPVILCHGFIANRIYLKINEKSSIVANLQREGYDVWLLELRGKQTAGSPGLLFGSKTFDYSIDDYIKQDADTAIQYVLKNTGKDKVNWVGHSMGGMIQYARLGSLGENRIANFVAIGSPAILDPPNRALSLWSSFTWALNLWFVVPTETWAGIRGGTGLPIFPRKYFEEIFWYEPNIDPKIRSGIFTDSIATVSKREARQMEKVIETGSFRSEDGKLNYAEGLGNIKIPVLLVGGRRDKLGFTYSLRYVYDNLGTADKTLFIASKGKGHSEDYGHTDLVTGKRADEEIFPTILQWLNKRN is encoded by the coding sequence ATAGATTGCAGCATCGCGGGTATGTTTCGTTTTTTCCTGGCATCTCTGTTACTCCTGCCCTTCTTCTTCTCCTGTTCGGCGAATATCGCCCTAAACGGCGAAATCTCCCATCCTAAAACGAGCGACGATTGGGATCTCACGATGGAACATTTTCCTCCCGCTGCGGGATCCAATCCGAAAAAATATCCGGTCATTCTTTGTCACGGCTTCATCGCAAACCGAATCTATCTAAAGATAAACGAAAAGTCCTCCATCGTCGCCAACTTACAGAGAGAAGGTTACGACGTGTGGCTTTTGGAGCTGAGAGGCAAGCAAACCGCAGGTTCTCCGGGACTACTCTTCGGATCCAAGACCTTCGATTATTCCATCGACGATTATATCAAGCAGGACGCCGACACGGCCATCCAATATGTTCTGAAGAATACCGGAAAGGACAAGGTAAATTGGGTAGGACATAGTATGGGAGGAATGATCCAATACGCGAGACTGGGCAGCTTGGGAGAAAATAGAATCGCAAACTTCGTAGCGATCGGTTCTCCGGCAATCTTGGATCCTCCTAATAGAGCTTTAAGCCTTTGGTCCAGTTTTACTTGGGCCTTGAATCTTTGGTTCGTTGTTCCTACCGAAACCTGGGCGGGGATTCGAGGAGGCACGGGGCTGCCCATTTTTCCGCGTAAATACTTCGAAGAGATTTTCTGGTACGAACCGAATATAGATCCTAAAATCCGTTCCGGGATTTTCACCGATTCCATCGCCACGGTTTCCAAAAGAGAAGCTAGACAAATGGAAAAGGTCATCGAAACGGGATCCTTTCGCTCCGAAGACGGTAAATTGAACTATGCGGAAGGATTAGGAAATATTAAAATACCCGTATTATTGGTAGGAGGACGTAGGGACAAATTAGGATTCACTTATTCCCTCAGATACGTCTATGATAATCTCGGAACCGCGGATAAGACTTTATTCATCGCTTCGAAGGGAAAAGGGCATTCGGAGGATTACGGCCACACGGATTTAGTTACGGGCAAGAGAGCGGACGAGGAAATTTTTCCTACGATCCTACAATGGCTAAATAAAAGAAACTAA
- a CDS encoding alpha/beta hydrolase: MKFKIAFTLLLISVLSSCTRYAVITEEKFRKQTANIANNVYLTTFSDVNSDQPPILLLDPILVNKKSLYLGDYHGLIGVLSGNGFSVWLLHFETYPGIDLKEIGEKLIPQAVSQIQKVTGKKEYILGGVSLGGQAILHYIRTKKDPSIAKAFFLGTGMDYKYTDSFLDDMKKEKKFGTDLSNSCKNKESFCSKYISLDEDNPTTLYLYQTLWNYLPSLEENPKVWSEFEAMDFPTLFIAGKIDSVATAESIHPVYRRKRGFSQYYEAGRDNGAAIDYDHLSLFAHEDAPSTIYQRIADWLGKKKGE; the protein is encoded by the coding sequence ATGAAATTCAAAATAGCATTCACACTTCTTCTTATATCCGTTTTATCCTCTTGTACGAGATATGCGGTAATCACCGAGGAAAAATTCAGAAAACAGACCGCAAACATTGCGAATAACGTATATTTGACCACATTCTCGGACGTAAATTCGGACCAACCCCCTATTCTACTTTTGGATCCTATTCTCGTGAATAAGAAATCCCTGTATCTGGGAGATTACCACGGACTCATAGGAGTCTTGAGCGGAAACGGTTTCTCGGTTTGGTTATTGCATTTCGAAACCTACCCCGGAATCGACTTGAAGGAAATAGGCGAGAAACTCATCCCTCAGGCAGTTTCCCAAATCCAAAAAGTCACGGGCAAAAAAGAATATATCCTCGGAGGAGTCTCTTTGGGAGGACAGGCGATTCTTCATTATATTCGAACCAAAAAAGATCCTTCCATAGCGAAAGCGTTCTTCTTAGGAACCGGAATGGATTATAAGTATACCGACAGTTTCCTGGACGATATGAAGAAGGAAAAAAAATTCGGGACCGATCTTTCCAATTCCTGTAAGAATAAGGAAAGCTTCTGCTCCAAATATATTTCCTTGGACGAGGACAATCCGACCACTCTTTACCTTTACCAGACTCTCTGGAATTACCTCCCCTCACTGGAAGAAAATCCGAAAGTATGGTCAGAATTCGAAGCCATGGATTTTCCTACATTATTCATAGCCGGAAAGATAGACAGCGTTGCCACAGCGGAATCCATTCACCCCGTGTATCGTAGAAAAAGAGGATTCTCACAATACTACGAGGCGGGAAGAGATAACGGAGCGGCCATCGATTACGATCACCTGTCCTTATTCGCGCACGAAGACGCGCCTTCGACGATCTACCAAAGAATCGCGGACTGGTTAGGAAAGAAGAAGGGAGAATGA
- a CDS encoding M48 family metallopeptidase: MKDKLYDGKTPIPSEGTLECDLDFVTFRSRSKKFNFPYSDILSLEKLGKEYRMEIRNPADKFVGFMLVFHSEEVYKTILANQSIRKGSGIFSLWLNSKFVVKIAVLLVTAVIAFFTYSKVTSYAYVLVPLGYDKEQSKIMSGWLRDYLPECKSPSLNSAVKKISSKLKEKDDPFEYDIIIVDKEVFNAFAMPGGTIVLFTDLISKTDSPEELAGVMAHEMAHIHKRHGVRRQIRSAANVVLLSMGIGAGFEGVDTLENMDTLYEVIGVAVFDQKFSREYESEADEIALDKLKNSKIGASGFLSFFERLKEEYETPAEGEENKTKIPDFMSSHPSTDDRIQNVKNAISLPGYPKGGLGIGRKEWNRIKNLCDPSTPPKQLKMEIFD; encoded by the coding sequence ATGAAAGATAAACTTTACGACGGCAAGACCCCGATTCCTTCGGAAGGTACATTGGAATGCGATTTGGATTTCGTCACTTTTCGAAGCAGATCCAAGAAATTCAATTTTCCTTATTCCGATATCCTTTCCTTGGAAAAGCTAGGAAAAGAATACAGAATGGAGATCAGAAATCCTGCGGATAAATTCGTGGGATTCATGCTTGTTTTTCATTCCGAGGAAGTATATAAAACCATTCTCGCAAACCAGAGCATTCGAAAAGGTTCCGGAATCTTCTCCCTTTGGTTGAATTCTAAGTTCGTGGTCAAAATCGCAGTGCTTCTGGTTACTGCAGTAATCGCATTCTTCACATATAGCAAAGTTACTTCCTACGCGTATGTTCTCGTGCCCTTAGGATACGATAAAGAACAGTCCAAAATCATGTCCGGATGGCTCAGAGACTATTTACCCGAATGTAAATCCCCTAGCTTAAATTCGGCGGTCAAAAAGATAAGCTCGAAGCTGAAGGAAAAGGACGATCCTTTCGAATACGATATAATCATCGTGGATAAGGAAGTCTTCAACGCGTTCGCCATGCCCGGAGGAACCATCGTTTTATTTACGGATCTGATTTCCAAAACGGATTCTCCGGAAGAATTGGCCGGAGTAATGGCCCACGAAATGGCTCATATCCATAAACGACATGGAGTTCGCAGGCAAATTAGATCGGCAGCTAACGTGGTTCTTCTTTCCATGGGTATCGGAGCGGGTTTCGAAGGGGTGGATACTCTCGAAAATATGGATACGCTTTACGAAGTCATCGGCGTGGCGGTATTCGACCAAAAATTTTCCAGAGAATACGAAAGCGAAGCCGACGAGATCGCCTTGGATAAGCTAAAGAATTCCAAAATCGGAGCCTCGGGTTTCTTGAGTTTTTTCGAAAGGTTAAAAGAGGAATACGAGACTCCTGCGGAAGGAGAAGAGAATAAAACCAAGATCCCGGATTTCATGAGTTCTCATCCGTCTACGGACGATCGGATCCAAAATGTGAAGAATGCGATATCCTTGCCCGGCTATCCTAAGGGAGGTTTGGGAATCGGTAGGAAGGAGTGGAATCGGATCAAGAATCTTTGCGATCCGAGTACTCCTCCCAAGCAATTGAAGATGGAAATCTTCGATTGA
- a CDS encoding YjgN family protein, whose amino-acid sequence MEATESNRLKFDGDGWELLKLYLFNALATISTLGIYSFWARVKVFRYLRNHLIFFGQRFDYHATGKERLIGFIKAAPVALIYYFALKIPLDYALPEDYKQYAPYGAILIMFYTLLPFIYIGRTRYNLSRTSYNNIRFHFSGRVSEVVRIFLLGIPLIVLTLGIYAPWFSIRLQKFDKENTYYGTVPFSFDGIGTDLLWIHLKGIFFSILTCGIFVFWWQANIKNYYWNHTLVNGIRFKGDLRGEDIMVYTILSYLLLFFTVLIAAPWVAVIWLKLYLESVSIEVKPDLNHVGAGFDVGASALAEGFESALEAIAEIFD is encoded by the coding sequence ATGGAAGCGACTGAATCCAATCGTTTGAAATTCGACGGCGACGGCTGGGAATTGCTGAAGCTTTATTTGTTTAACGCGCTTGCGACTATCTCTACTCTAGGGATTTATTCTTTTTGGGCGCGAGTCAAGGTCTTTCGTTACTTACGTAATCATTTGATTTTTTTCGGGCAAAGATTCGATTATCACGCTACGGGTAAGGAACGTCTGATCGGATTTATAAAAGCTGCTCCTGTCGCGTTGATCTATTATTTCGCTTTGAAGATTCCTTTGGATTATGCATTGCCGGAGGATTATAAGCAGTACGCTCCATACGGTGCGATTCTTATCATGTTTTATACGTTATTGCCTTTTATATATATCGGCCGAACTAGATACAATTTAAGTAGGACATCCTACAATAATATCCGCTTCCATTTTTCGGGTAGAGTTTCCGAAGTCGTTCGAATCTTTCTTTTAGGGATTCCTCTTATCGTTCTGACTCTAGGGATCTACGCTCCTTGGTTTTCGATCCGTCTGCAGAAATTCGACAAGGAAAATACGTATTACGGAACCGTTCCTTTCAGCTTCGACGGAATCGGAACCGATCTACTTTGGATCCATTTGAAAGGTATCTTCTTCAGTATTCTCACTTGCGGGATCTTTGTCTTTTGGTGGCAGGCCAATATTAAGAATTATTACTGGAATCATACCTTGGTAAACGGAATCCGTTTCAAAGGAGATCTTAGAGGAGAAGATATCATGGTTTATACCATTTTGTCCTATCTTCTTCTCTTCTTTACGGTATTGATTGCGGCTCCTTGGGTCGCCGTCATTTGGTTGAAATTGTATTTGGAATCAGTTTCCATCGAAGTAAAGCCGGACCTGAATCATGTGGGAGCGGGATTCGATGTGGGGGCCTCCGCTCTGGCGGAAGGATTTGAAAGCGCTCTCGAGGCAATCGCGGAAATTTTCGACTGA
- a CDS encoding uracil-DNA glycosylase, whose translation MSDFEKAAGLAEIQKEVTPCTRCKLSTTRTQTVFGEGNPNAEVMFIGEGPGKQEDLTGRPFVGKAGELLTRIIERGMGVPRDRVYIANITKCRPTVDMKFEKDRPPDDEEVIACSPFLLRQIAILQPKVIITLGNPSTRFILRTKEGITKLRGHWGDFHGIPVMPTYHPSFVIRNGGDNSPLKREVWEDIKKVLDRLGWPRPG comes from the coding sequence ATGAGCGATTTCGAAAAAGCCGCCGGATTAGCGGAGATCCAAAAAGAAGTAACCCCTTGCACGAGATGCAAACTTAGCACTACTCGGACCCAAACCGTTTTTGGAGAAGGTAATCCGAATGCGGAGGTTATGTTTATCGGAGAGGGTCCAGGTAAACAAGAGGATTTGACCGGTCGTCCCTTTGTTGGCAAGGCAGGGGAACTTTTGACCCGAATTATAGAAAGAGGGATGGGTGTTCCAAGAGACCGAGTGTACATCGCGAATATTACGAAATGCCGTCCTACTGTAGATATGAAATTCGAAAAGGATCGTCCTCCGGACGACGAGGAAGTGATCGCCTGTTCTCCTTTTTTGCTCCGACAGATTGCGATCCTCCAGCCCAAGGTCATTATCACTTTAGGGAATCCTTCCACTCGATTCATTTTAAGAACTAAGGAAGGCATTACGAAATTAAGGGGACATTGGGGAGATTTTCACGGGATTCCCGTCATGCCTACTTACCACCCCAGTTTCGTTATACGAAATGGAGGAGATAATAGCCCCTTAAAAAGGGAAGTCTGGGAAGATATTAAAAAAGTCTTGGACCGTCTGGGTTGGCCTCGTCCCGGATAG